One part of the Bacillus sp. FJAT-27916 genome encodes these proteins:
- a CDS encoding SDR family oxidoreductase yields MSILEMFNLNGKTAIITGGGRGLGEQIAKGYAEAGANIVLCSRKVEACEETAGELETLGVKTLAIQCDVSNPDDIQRVVDETISRFGRIDILVNNSGASWGAPSFEMPLDAWNKVINVNLTGTFLMSQAVGKVMAEQGGGKIVNIASVAGLGGTHPDMMDTVGYNASKGAIITLTKDLAVKWGRHQINVNAIAPGFFPTKMSKVLIERGKDTLEYMTPLGRLGGEEDLKGVALFLASEAARYVTGQIIVVDGGKSAMI; encoded by the coding sequence ATGAGTATCTTGGAGATGTTTAATCTAAACGGAAAGACAGCAATCATTACAGGCGGTGGGCGAGGTCTCGGTGAGCAGATTGCCAAAGGCTATGCAGAAGCAGGGGCCAATATTGTCCTTTGCTCCCGGAAGGTGGAGGCATGTGAGGAGACAGCGGGCGAGCTGGAAACATTAGGCGTGAAGACACTGGCCATTCAATGTGATGTATCCAATCCTGATGATATTCAAAGGGTCGTGGATGAAACAATCAGCCGTTTCGGCAGGATTGACATTCTTGTTAATAATAGCGGGGCCTCATGGGGTGCCCCTTCATTTGAAATGCCGCTTGATGCATGGAATAAGGTAATCAATGTGAATCTAACTGGTACATTCCTTATGTCCCAGGCAGTTGGAAAGGTGATGGCAGAGCAAGGCGGCGGGAAAATCGTCAATATCGCCTCTGTTGCCGGTCTTGGCGGAACACATCCAGACATGATGGATACAGTCGGCTATAACGCAAGCAAGGGAGCCATTATCACGCTCACGAAGGACCTCGCTGTTAAATGGGGAAGACATCAAATCAATGTTAATGCCATTGCACCTGGATTCTTCCCGACGAAGATGTCTAAGGTCTTGATTGAGCGCGGCAAGGACACCCTCGAATATATGACACCGCTTGGACGTCTTGGAGGAGAGGAGGATTTGAAGGGAGTCGCTTTATTCTTAGCTTCAGAGGCTGCTAGATATGTAACAGGCCAGATCATTGTTGTGGATGGCGGAAAGAGTGCCATGATTTAA